The Acidobacteriota bacterium genome contains the following window.
CCGCCGTCTGCGGGTCAAACAGGGCGCTCTGCATTTCGCCCGAAACGCTTTCCTTTATTCTAACGGTTTCGCCAACATAAACGCGATTGTTCTTATCACCTCGCGTCAACATTCCCTGTGAAATAAGCTCTAAAACGTCAGGCAGCAGCGGAACTGCTTTAGAATCAATATTTAACGTCACGTTGCTGCCCTTTGCCATCTCAAACGCATGGCCGATCAATCCAAAGCCGGTGACATCCGTGCAGGCGTTCGCACCGACCAACTGCATTACTTTAGACGCGTGTGCAGCCGAAGTGGTCATTGCCGCGATCGCCGCGGCTTCTGTTTCAGGGCTCGCCTTTCCGCGTTTAACTGCTGTATTGATCGCGCCGGTTCCTATGGGTTTGGTCAGGATCAACACATCCCCCGGTTTTGCCCCCGCATTTGTAACGACCTTATCAGGATGTATGATCCCTGTGACGGCATACCCGAACTTCATTTCCTTGTCATCAACCGAATGCCCGCCGAGGATCACGACCCCAGCCTCGGTCATCGCGGCCTGCCCGCCTTTCAGTATCTCACCGAGGATATCCCAATCACCTTTTTGCGGATAACAGACGATCGAAAGAGCCGATATGGGAGTCCCGCCCATCGCGTAAACGTCGTTAAGCGAATTGACCGCCGCGACGCGCCCATAGATCTCAGGATCGTCCGCAACAGGAGTAAAGAAATCAAGGGTTTGAACAAGCGCGATCTCGTCCGAAAGGCGAAAAACTCCCGCGTCGTCGGAAGTATCGAAACCGACGATCACATTTTCGCTATTTTGTTTCGGAAGTTTGCTCAAAACTTGAGCAAGGTCGCCGGGGGCGAGTTTGGCCACTCAACCGGCGCAATCGACCATTTCCGTCAAACGCTTCTGCATTCCCGTAACTCCTTTTATTTCTTTAAGATAACCGAAAAAATACGATCAAGATCGTCGAGGCTGTAGTACTCGATCTCTATCTTTCCCCCGATACCCTTCCTGCCTTCGTGGATCTTCACATTCGTATTCAACGTACGCATGAGCTTCGTCTCAGCCGCCTTCACATTCGGGTCAACAACCCGTTCAGGTTTCGCCGAATTGTCGTCAGGCAGGTCGCCCTTCTTGATACGCCGCAGAGCCTTTTCTGTCTCACGAACCGACCAGTTGTGCTCAATCGCAGCCATCGCCGCGACCTTCTGTATCTTTGCGTCGTCCGTGCCGAGCAGTGCTCTCCCGTGGGCAGAAGTCAGCCCGCCTTCTTCGATCAGCCTCTGTATCTCTTCCGGAAGCCGTAGAAGCCGCATACTGGCAGCCACCGAGGACCTTTCTTTACCGATCCGGTCAGCTACCTGTTCCTGCGTAAGTCCAATGGTATCAATAAGTTTACGGTATGCACGAGCTTCTTCGAGCGGGTTTAGCTCATGTCTCTGAATATTCTCGATCAGAGCGATCTCGAGCAGCTTTTCGTCTGATACTTCCTTTACAATAGCCGGTATGCGCCGCAATTCGGCTCGCTGCGATGCCCTCCAACGCCGTTCACCCGCAACGATCTGATATCGAGTGCCAAATTTACGGACAACGATCGGCTGGATCACGCCATTCGCCCGGATCGATTTGGTCAGTTCCTCAAGGTTCGCCTCCGCAAAACGCGTACGCGGTTGCTCCGGATTAGGCTCGATCAGATCTATGTCGATCTCATATGACGGAGCCTCACCAGCAGGCGTCGGTTGTTCGTCTCCCAGCAGTGCACTCAAACCTCGTCCCAGTGTTTGTCTAGCCATTCTTTATTATCTCCTTGGCGAGTTGGACATAACTCTCAGCACCGCGCGAACGCGGATCATACAATAATATTGGTTTGCCAAAGCTCGGAGCCTCGGCAAGACGCACATTTCGCGGTATCACCGTTTCGAGCACTTGGCTGCCGTAGAAATCCCGCAGATCCTTGGCAACTGCGGACGAGAGATTGGTCCGCTCGTCAAACATCGTAAGCAGCAGGCCCTCGATCGCTAGCTTTGGATTCAATTCACGTCGTAGCCGGGCAAGTGTGTCAAAAAGCTCGGTCACACCCTCAAGTGCGTAATACTCGCATTGAATAGGAACCAATAACGAATCGGCAGCCGTCAGGCCATTCACGGTCAATATTCCTAGCGACGGCGGACAATCGATCAGTACGTAATGAAAATAATCACGAACCTGGGCCAGAGCCTCTCGCAGCGCGTAGTTTCTATTTGCCCGTTCTACGAGTTCTATCTCAGCCCCGGCAAGATTCTTATCTGCCGGGAGAACCCAAAGAGTGTCGATCTCGGTCGGAAGAACCATTTCGCGAGGCGAATCGCCAGAAACCAGTGCATTATATAAGGTTTTCCTGCCCGCAACGCGCGGGACACCAGCACCAGAGGTCGCGTTGGCTTGCGGATCAGCATCCACAAGCAACACTTTTTTGCCTTCAGCTGCCAACGCCGCTGACAGATTCACGGCAGTAGTTGTCTTGCCAACACCGCCTTTTTGATTTGCTATCGCTATTACTTTGCCCATTTTAAGACGAGATCTTCAATTGATTAAGTTAGCACACCGCGAACTCATTCCCTAAATCGAGAAAAGTGTGAATCGATTCACACTTTTTGAGTTTTTTTCCCGGAATGTGAATCGATTCACATATACAAGCCAATTTCTCGAACGGGAGGCGGACTCGATTTGAAAGTGTGAATCGATTCACACTTTCAGCAACAAGATTGGTAAAGGTATCATTGTCGCTTGCACGTTTGACCTATCTCGAATTCGCATTCGACCAATCAGGCGGTTTTATGGCGACAAAAGGCAGGAAACTTCGACCAATTAAGGTAAATAGCCCGTAAATACGCGATTTGGCCCAAAGTGTGAATCGATTCACACTTTTTATAGCGGCGAGTAAATATTACCGCAAAATTCTCCCCCAAAATTGAAGATGGTTAGGATGGACGAAAGAAGAAAGTGTGAATCGATTCACACTTTTAAGAGATATTAGTTTTGACTTGTCCGATTAGCCGTGTTCGCGGTCAGATGAACGAGAACAGATGAAACTGCTGCTGGCGTCAAACCAGCAATACTACGAACCTGGGCGAAGTTCTGGGGCCTGGCTCGTTCGAGCCGCTCCACCATTTCCGCCGAAAGCCCGCCGATCGTTGCAAACTGGAAGTGTTCAGGCACTTTGAGAGTGTCGTGGTGGTTTACTCTTTCGGTAGCGATCTTTTGCTTAGCTATGTAGCCGCTGTACAAAGAATCGGCCAAAGCGGTTTCCAGATCGGTCTCTTTTAGTTCTTCAGCAACATCCGGGGGAAGCAGGCGTTTGATAAGATCCGAATTTACTCCCTGCCGCATAGCTAACTGAGAGAGCGTGATCGAATCACCCAGATCAACACCAAGCATCTGAGAAACACTAGCGTATTCAACCGACGAACGCTTGAAACGCGTGTGATCGAGCAGACTTCGAAGATTTGCGATGCGGTCACGCTTTGAATTGAACCTTTCCCAGTCCATGTCACCCAAAAGCCCCGCTTCCCGGCCTTTCGGTGAGAGACGCTCATCGGCGTTGTCGTGCCGAAGTGTTAATCTCGCTTCCGCACGGGACGTAAAGAGCCTATAGGGCTCGTCAACCCCGTGGCGGATGAGATCGTCTGTTAGAACGCCAATATATGCTTCATCGCGCCCTAAAATAAACGGTTTGCGGCCCTGAGTCGAGAACGCGGCGTTAATTCCCGCCATCAAGCCTTGGCATGCGGCCTCTTCGTAACCAGTCGTTCCGTTGATCTGTCCAGCAAGAAACAAGCCGTCCATACGGGTCGATTCCATCGTCGGCCGCATTTCACGCGGGTCGACGAAATCATACTCGATGGCATAGCCTGGCCTGATTATTTGAACCTTTTCAAACCCCTCGACCATCCTCAGCAACTCAAGCTGCAAAGCCGACGGAAGCGATGTGGAGAAGCCATTGAGGTACACCTCATTTGTGTCTCTTCCCTCGGGCTCGAGGAATAGTTGATGGCGGTTCTTATCGGCAAACTTTACGACTTTGTCTTCAATAGACGGGCAATATCGGGGTCCAATGCCGGTGATCTTCCCTGAGTACAACGGCGATTGATGCAGATTATCGCGAATCGTCTGATGCAGTCGCTCACTTGTGTAACCGATGTAGCACTGTACCTGATCCTGCTCGATTCTCTCGGTGGCAAATGAAAATGCCACGGGCTTTTCGTCAGCCGGCTGCGGCTCGAAAGCATCCCAGTCGATGGTGCGTCCATCAAGCCGCGGCGGCGTTCCGGTTTTTAGGCGACCGACCGGAAAACCATGAGCTTTCAGGCTCTCGGCAAGCTCGATGGATGCAGGTTCACCCGCACGGCCAGCCGAAAAGGTTTTTCGCCCGGCATGGATCGTGCCGTTCAGAAATGTGCCGGTCGCGATGACAACTGATTTGGCCGAAAAACGGCGGGAATCTTGCAGCTCTACGCCGACAACTCTTTTGTTCTCAATATTTAGGTCAATCACTACGCCTTGACGAAGGTGCAGATTCGGCGTTGATTCGAGTACCCGGCGCATCTCAGTTCGGTACAGGCTGCGGTCTGCCTGAGCACGCGGCGATTGGACAGCGGGCCCCCGCGAACGGTTCAATAGTCGAAACTGAATTCCCGTCCGATCGATAACGCGGCCCATGATACCGCCCAGTGCATCGATCTCACGAACAACATGGCCTTTAGCAATACCGCCGACCGCAGGGTTACACGACATCTGTCCGATTAGATCTAGATTTATGGTGACCAGCGCCGTCTCGGCACCGAGACGCGCGGAGGCAGACGCCGCCTCGCAACCCGCGTGGCCAGCACCTATAACGATCACATCAAAACTTTCGTCAAACATACAAAATCAAGCCCCATTTGGGCAGCGAAACTCTTAACTATATTGAATTCGTCTGGTTTGCGCAACGAATAATTGCCAGGGTTGGTATCCTGCGGCTATCTACTTTCCGATGCAAAATGTTGAAAAGATACGAGTTAGCATGTCTTCGGTGGTAGTTTCGCCCGTGATCTGACCAAGATAGCGGAGGGCATTGTGAAGGCCGATAAGAACGATCTCTTCGCTTATCTTTTGGTTCATTAATTCCAGCGAGTTTTCGATCTCATCTTTCGCTCGGGTGAGCAGGTCATGATGTCTCGCATCGGTAACAAGAAATCCCGAGGTTGATACATCCTCGGCTCTAAACGGTCCGACAATGTTGTGTTTTAGATCGTCGAGGCCTTCGCCAGTTTTGGCAGAAAGGGGAATTAGCCTTTCACGAAGGTATGCAAGGCTCGAGTTTTCTGCGGCGACAATGCGATCAACATCTGTAGACGGAACTTTGTCGATCTTATTCAGCGCGACGATGTAATTCAAATCCTTTACGCTAGCAAGAATTTCCCGGTCTTCATCCGATGTCTGTACACTAGCGTCAAGCATTACGACAACAATATCGGCGTCCGCCATGGTTGCCCTCGAACGTTCAACGCCTATACTTTCGACCATGTCGGTCGTTTCGCGAAGCCCAGCCGTATCGATCAAGGAGATCGGAATATCGCCAATGGTAAATCTCTCGTGGACTTGATCCCGCGTCGTTCCGGCGATCTCAGTTACAATAGCACGGTCGCTGCCCAGTAAAGCATTGAAAAGACTAGACTTACCCACATTCGGACGCCCAACTAAAGCGACTCTTAGCCCCTCGCGTATTAGACGACCGGCTTTGAATGTCGACGCAAGTCTTTCAATCTCAGCTGCGATCGCTGCTATTTTGGTTTTCACTCCTTCCGCCTGAACTTCCGGGAGATCGTCCTCGACGAACTCAAGTGCGGATTCAAGAACAACTATCACATTTAGAAGATCATCCTTTATAGGCTGAAGCCGGTTAGAAAATTCCCCACGCATCTGCCGGATCGCCTGCCGCGCCGATGCGGTAGTTTGTGCATCGATCAGATCCCGTATTGCCTCCGCCTCAGCAAGGTTCATCCTCCCATTTGCGAGAGCACGAAGCGAGAATTCACCCGCATCGGCCATCCGTGCGTCCAAGCCAAGACAAACGTCGATTACCCGTCGCAGGACAACGGGCGACCCGTGACAGCTTATCTCGACAACGTCTTCGCCGGTGAAGGAATGCGGTGCCTTGAAATACGCGATTATCGCTTCGTCTATTACTTCGCCGGTATGTGGTTCGTGAAGTTGTTTGAGATGTGCGGCGCGGGGTGCGGGTGAAAAGCCGTCATCATTGACCAATTTCTTCGTTATCCCGAGCGATTCGCCACCGCTCAGGCGGACAATTCCGATGCCGCTGCGGCCCGTGGGTGTTGCAAGTGCGACAATGGTGTTCGGCATATCCTAAATGTTAGTGGCATTTCGAAACAAAAGCTTGCGACTAGCGTGATAATGTTCGGTTGTAGCTCAATCTAAGGAATTCCATGACAAAAAAAATCGCTTCTCGGGGTAGCCCTGCCTGTGCTTATATTCACCGTCGGTTGGACTGCCGCTAATTCGCTAACACCCTAAGCAGATTCAGAATCGGCTCAACCGAAAGTCTTAAAAGGTTTCACAGCCAAAGATGGCGAGGCCTTATATATCGAGCGTATTTGGTGAAATCGAGAGATCAGGAAGTAATTGTTCCCGATATCCTCGTTAAAAACAAACTATCAAGCTGGTGACACCGCCACCGTCATAGTAATGAGGCACAAATTCCCAAACGAAAAGCCAGGCCCTGACCTTCTTGGGTTTGCGATGGGACCGACTTCGCGGTAAATAAAGATCAGCTGCTTACTGCAGACGAACCTGTAGGCGCCGCTCACGACCGTCACCGACCGATTCTGTGAAAAGATCTTCTTCCTTCTGCAATGTCATGTGGATGATGCGGCGTTCGGTTGAGTTTAGGACTCCAAACGTAAACGGCCGTCCATTCTTACGCACCTGATCTGCCGCAAAGCGGGCCATCGCGTGAAGTTCTGCCTTACGTGTCTGCCTAAATCCCTCGGCATCGACGACGAAACGGTGTT
Protein-coding sequences here:
- the selD gene encoding selenide, water dikinase SelD codes for the protein MAKLAPGDLAQVLSKLPKQNSENVIVGFDTSDDAGVFRLSDEIALVQTLDFFTPVADDPEIYGRVAAVNSLNDVYAMGGTPISALSIVCYPQKGDWDILGEILKGGQAAMTEAGVVILGGHSVDDKEMKFGYAVTGIIHPDKVVTNAGAKPGDVLILTKPIGTGAINTAVKRGKASPETEAAAIAAMTTSAAHASKVMQLVGANACTDVTGFGLIGHAFEMAKGSNVTLNIDSKAVPLLPDVLELISQGMLTRGDKNNRVYVGETVRIKESVSGEMQSALFDPQTAGGLLISLSESNAAKFLQDVDGAVIIGSVAAGSNYCIEVS
- the mnmG gene encoding tRNA uridine-5-carboxymethylaminomethyl(34) synthesis enzyme MnmG, giving the protein MFDESFDVIVIGAGHAGCEAASASARLGAETALVTINLDLIGQMSCNPAVGGIAKGHVVREIDALGGIMGRVIDRTGIQFRLLNRSRGPAVQSPRAQADRSLYRTEMRRVLESTPNLHLRQGVVIDLNIENKRVVGVELQDSRRFSAKSVVIATGTFLNGTIHAGRKTFSAGRAGEPASIELAESLKAHGFPVGRLKTGTPPRLDGRTIDWDAFEPQPADEKPVAFSFATERIEQDQVQCYIGYTSERLHQTIRDNLHQSPLYSGKITGIGPRYCPSIEDKVVKFADKNRHQLFLEPEGRDTNEVYLNGFSTSLPSALQLELLRMVEGFEKVQIIRPGYAIEYDFVDPREMRPTMESTRMDGLFLAGQINGTTGYEEAACQGLMAGINAAFSTQGRKPFILGRDEAYIGVLTDDLIRHGVDEPYRLFTSRAEARLTLRHDNADERLSPKGREAGLLGDMDWERFNSKRDRIANLRSLLDHTRFKRSSVEYASVSQMLGVDLGDSITLSQLAMRQGVNSDLIKRLLPPDVAEELKETDLETALADSLYSGYIAKQKIATERVNHHDTLKVPEHFQFATIGGLSAEMVERLERARPQNFAQVRSIAGLTPAAVSSVLVHLTANTANRTSQN
- a CDS encoding ParB/RepB/Spo0J family partition protein: MARQTLGRGLSALLGDEQPTPAGEAPSYEIDIDLIEPNPEQPRTRFAEANLEELTKSIRANGVIQPIVVRKFGTRYQIVAGERRWRASQRAELRRIPAIVKEVSDEKLLEIALIENIQRHELNPLEEARAYRKLIDTIGLTQEQVADRIGKERSSVAASMRLLRLPEEIQRLIEEGGLTSAHGRALLGTDDAKIQKVAAMAAIEHNWSVRETEKALRRIKKGDLPDDNSAKPERVVDPNVKAAETKLMRTLNTNVKIHEGRKGIGGKIEIEYYSLDDLDRIFSVILKK
- the mnmE gene encoding tRNA uridine-5-carboxymethylaminomethyl(34) synthesis GTPase MnmE — protein: MPNTIVALATPTGRSGIGIVRLSGGESLGITKKLVNDDGFSPAPRAAHLKQLHEPHTGEVIDEAIIAYFKAPHSFTGEDVVEISCHGSPVVLRRVIDVCLGLDARMADAGEFSLRALANGRMNLAEAEAIRDLIDAQTTASARQAIRQMRGEFSNRLQPIKDDLLNVIVVLESALEFVEDDLPEVQAEGVKTKIAAIAAEIERLASTFKAGRLIREGLRVALVGRPNVGKSSLFNALLGSDRAIVTEIAGTTRDQVHERFTIGDIPISLIDTAGLRETTDMVESIGVERSRATMADADIVVVMLDASVQTSDEDREILASVKDLNYIVALNKIDKVPSTDVDRIVAAENSSLAYLRERLIPLSAKTGEGLDDLKHNIVGPFRAEDVSTSGFLVTDARHHDLLTRAKDEIENSLELMNQKISEEIVLIGLHNALRYLGQITGETTTEDMLTRIFSTFCIGK
- a CDS encoding ParA family protein translates to MGKVIAIANQKGGVGKTTTAVNLSAALAAEGKKVLLVDADPQANATSGAGVPRVAGRKTLYNALVSGDSPREMVLPTEIDTLWVLPADKNLAGAEIELVERANRNYALREALAQVRDYFHYVLIDCPPSLGILTVNGLTAADSLLVPIQCEYYALEGVTELFDTLARLRRELNPKLAIEGLLLTMFDERTNLSSAVAKDLRDFYGSQVLETVIPRNVRLAEAPSFGKPILLYDPRSRGAESYVQLAKEIIKNG